GTTGGCGTTCCTGGGCAGCCTGAACTTGGTGCTGCGACGCCTCGGCGCCATGTTGCCCGACGAAGCGCTGCGCCTGGAGACCCGTCAATTTACAACGCTGAACCTGAATTTGCTCCTGGCAACGTTGCTGCTCGCCGCGCTTTATGTGGGGCTTGGCCAAATCCAACCACTGCCCTTCTGGCTGGTGGCGGTGGCGGCCACGATGGAACGCGGCAGTTTGTGGTTTCTGATACCGCTGGTTCTGTTGCCCCTCGCCATGACCATGGCGCTGCTGTGGAAGACCAAGGAAGTTATCCTCGACAACGTGTTCAGCGCCAAGCGGTAATGCCGACGGGCCAATCCCTTCTGGGCGCTTCGCAAGTTTAGTTGACACGCTCGGCGACCTTGTACGGACGCATCCGTTTCTGCATCCAGCGGACCGCGAGCAAATCGTGGAAAGAAACGAACAGCCGGTTCCATACGCCGTAATTGGTCTGGCCGGACAGACGCGCGTTGTGCGACACGGCAATCTCGGTCACGGTGAATCCTTCGATCTTGACCAGCGTGGGCATGAAGCGGTGCATGCCTTTGAAGTACTTCAAGTTCTCGATACACTCGCGCCGGAAGCCGCGGTAAGTGCAGCCGGCGTCGCTAATCTGTTCGCCGGACAGCCGGTTCCGAACCCAGTTGGCAATGCGCGACGAGGCGACCCGAATGAAATTGTCCCCCTGACTTCGGGCTTCGACTCGTGTGCCACAAACGCAGTCGTATTGCTTCAGCGGCTCCAGGAATCGCGGCAGGTCTTTAGGATCGTTCTGCATGTCCCCGTCCAACGTAAACAAATAGTGCCCGCGGGCTGCCTTCAAGCCCGCCCAAAGCGCCGCCGATTCTCCGCAATTAAAGGCGAAACGCTGCGCGCGAACCCTCGGGTCACTGGCGGCCAGTTCCCTGAGCATCTCCCATGACCGGTCCTTGCTGCAGTCATCGGTGATGATGATTTCATAAGGCAGCTTCAGTGGGTCAAGCGCCTTGCGAATCGCCTCTACCAGCGGCCGCAGGTTGTCCTGTTCGTTATAGCACGGAATGACGATGCTTAGTGTCGGTGTGTTGGTCATTTTTCTCTTCCGCGGAACTCCGCCACAGCGTCGCAGACGTGAGTAGGGGCGTCCAGACTCATTTCTCCAATTTACATTGCTTTTCAGTCCATTCGTCTCTGTCGCTGGCGCCAAGGTGTTATGCATCAGCTTGGGAACCATATCTGGTGGTCGGGCTGATTGGCGTGGTTGGCTAGACGATGGCTTGATAGTGAGGTGGTGCTACGGTGTGTATCCCATGGGGAGCGCTCCCCATGGGATACACACCGTAGCACCACCGGTTCAGCGCCATATTCCCCAGCCAGGGGTGCCGGGGTCAGCGGCGACTGGAAAAGGCCGGCCGGCAGCATCACTGTCCAAAATACGGACAGTGCTCGGGTTGCGGATTGAGGGGATTC
This genomic window from Candidatus Paceibacterota bacterium contains:
- a CDS encoding glycosyltransferase family 2 protein is translated as MTNTPTLSIVIPCYNEQDNLRPLVEAIRKALDPLKLPYEIIITDDCSKDRSWEMLRELAASDPRVRAQRFAFNCGESAALWAGLKAARGHYLFTLDGDMQNDPKDLPRFLEPLKQYDCVCGTRVEARSQGDNFIRVASSRIANWVRNRLSGEQISDAGCTYRGFRRECIENLKYFKGMHRFMPTLVKIEGFTVTEIAVSHNARLSGQTNYGVWNRLFVSFHDLLAVRWMQKRMRPYKVAERVN